Within Cucumis melo cultivar AY chromosome 4, USDA_Cmelo_AY_1.0, whole genome shotgun sequence, the genomic segment GCCAATATACCTGCATGTGTAGCGTATTGTTTAAAGGGAAAATCTCAGAAACAGCAAAATTTTATCAAACATGCTTCAGTTCTTAACTTTAAATTTGAAACAATACCTCATCCTCATCTTGGGTTTCTACTTCTACATCTGAGGACGGGAAACCTACGCAAAGAAGTGCATACCCCTGCAGAGTCGATAACAGAACGGAATATTAGTCAGCAGTGGAATTACAATCTACAAAGTTGTCATCATAACAAGTACAGAAGTGCTGCTTCTTTAGTTATAACAGGTAACCATATTGATAAATGAGATAATTAGATACGTGAATTGTGGTGTTCCTTTTCGGTTATCCTTTTATTACAATTAtgccaaaagaaaaaagaaaaactacatatcctgcttttttttttttatgataatcacaactttcattgagaaaaattgaaagaatacaagggcataaaaaaaaaaaaaaaaaaaaaaaaagaccagcCCACGGAAAACAACCCAACTAAAAGAAGGGGGGCCAACTTAGAAGAATGTCACCTatagaataattacaaaaaggaAGTTTTCGAAATCAAAGCCCAACGGGACACATGAAATGTAATCAAAGACCAAACCTCACAACGATCCCTTTCCCTACCACGAAGCACCCGATCGTTCTTCTCCCCTCAAATGTCCCACAAGATAGCACACACCCCAGCAATCTATAAAAAAACCCTCTTTGAAAGGCAGATGGAGGAGGAACTACTCGATCGTCGCACGAACACCTCTCTGACCAGCATAGTTAACACCAAAATCCTGCAGCAACATGCTCCACAAGGCAGGCGTATAATGGCAATCCCAAAAGGGGTGATCATGGTCTTCCTCCGCCCTCTGACAAAGCAAGGAGCAAAAAGGCCCAACAAGAGAAGACCTCCTCACAAGCCTATCCACAGTGCTAACCCGACCAAACAGAACTTTCCAAATGAAGAACCTGACTTTCACAGAAACCTTGGTCCTCCAAACCACATGAAAAACGAACTCCCTAGAGGAGGAAGGATCTAACAACACATTAAAGAGAGATTTACACGAGAACCCTTGACTCGGATTAGGACTTCAAACACAAACATCCCTCCTACCCTCCCTAAGACCGAAATCCTCaatcaaagaaagaagagaggCCACCTCCGTCTTTCCTTTATTAGTAAAATTGCAACATTACCCGAAAGAGACGGATGAAAGAATTATCGAATTGGACCAAAAGATCTGATATcaaacaatttttagaattggATAAATTATAAAGATGCGGAAATAAGGAGTACAGGGAGAACTCCCTCACCCACTTATCCTCTAAAAAATATGTATCCCTACCCTCTGTCCCTCCCCCACAACACAGCGAGTGAAACAAGAAAAAGTCGGGAACTCAAGAGAGAGATACCCCTTCGTCGACCACTCAAAGGGTTGGGTACCTTACTCTCAACTTAAGTTACTGATCtccactccccccccccccccaactcACAGGGCACATTATGCGTGCCAATTGACTAAATGGGGGATTAACCTTCCTCCACCCTTTCCCAGAAAATTTCTCATGTCTTGGACCAGCTCTTGATTATTCTTCCTTTTCCTAACTTGTAAACAGTAGAATATAAACTCAACTATGTACGTTATTCTCACCCTCAATGAGCGGGAGTTGCTTCAACCATACGAGCTAGACAAACTTGCACTAAATAACTTCACCAGGCGCACTTGGTAAAAACTAAGATTGCAAACTCAAACTCCATATCCAGAACGAGGGGTGTCAGTGATAGTTATACTCAAGCATCTGAATGCATACCTCAGATTTTGCTTCAAGGTTTCTCCCCAGAAAATGAATCGATTTACATATTGAAGAGAATTTGATATAGAAATTATGTGGTTTCTGAGTGGAAAACATTAAAATGAAACAGCAGCCTCTTCATATGAAGGCAATTAAAACAAATAACCTTTGATTTCAACTCAGCAGATATTCCAAGGGCTTCTGGCTGTCTAATTTCGCCTGATTTAATTCGAACAGCACAACTAGTACAACAACCTGCAACGTAACATATTTTCAGAACATGGCATGTGGAGATCAAAAGGAATCAGAAAATGGCTCTATTGCAGGAAGTATCAGTCAAATGAAGAGCAGGGGAAAAAGTTTGGTTTTTACTTTTTCCATGTAAATGATTTATATCTAATCACAAACCATTCTGATATTTGAGTTTTTAACAAAGCGTGACCATGAATATGCAGTTATACTCTTTGACATGGCACCTAATGTAAACAAATCATTGAAATGTATTGAAACTCGAAAGTATAGATAGATTTTCTATAGAGGTGTGTGTACTTTTTTCAAATCATGCTGCTTAAAGAGAAAGACACCAATTAGAATCCAATTTCCATGGTCCATAggatacaaaataaaaataagtctATGAGTCAATAAATCTACGATCTTAAGAAGTATCTACAAATTTTTATGACAAATTTCAGCTTTCCAATGACAAATGTCACTAACATGAATGTTGTTAATAAAACTACTGATTCGACGCCTATACATTCAATTATCAAAGTTGTTACCCATAGAAATAATTTCTAATTATGAATTGGAATATGAATGTGGAAAGTTCATCAATAATTGGTGAATTAGGGAACAATACCGTGCCTGCAAGCAAATGGAAGTGTTATACTCTGGGCTTCAGCAGTGTGCAATATGTACTGGTCCTGCAATTTTTTGTATCGGTTACCCGGGCCTCAATCATtaaaaaccataaaaaaatgaaaaagagttGAAGAACTTCGAGTTCTCAACGAAAACTCTAAacaatttataagcaggcagaTCATACAATCTATAACCAAGACGAAACACGTTACATCGATTCTACAAAATTGGAAAACTCGGTCAAGAGGCGAAACAAAAGGAAAACTGAAAATGATGCCGTACCTCAGGAACAACGAATTCATGAACAACGCCTCTCTCTCTATCATGAACGGTGACCTTATGAGATGGAATCGAAGGAGAACCGTTGTCAGCCCGGGCGGCGACGTCGACGGCTGCCTGGAGTTCAGTTGATGTCGTTTTTCGGCGACATTTCAGGGTGTCGGAAGAGCGACGGTTCCGATTTGTTGAGAAGAATGTACGGAAGGATTCCGACTTCAGATTAACGGTGCGAAAGGAGGTGGAGGGAAGAAGAACGTCCATTGGTAAGGTTGAATTTTGAAGCTCCGGCGAGTGAGTTCAGTTGTGTGAAAGTGCAGTGATGAGATAACGTAATCGGGAAAGATAGGAAGTAGTTATATGCTGTTCTATGGTCTATTTGAAGAAATTGTGTAGACCATATCTACCGTAGATTTGGTAGACTTTTTTAGTTCAAAGTCTCcaactaaaactaaaactaaatataaagtaacttttatatgtatataaagtaattttttaaaataagttgaAAAATAAGGAAATACAAGATAAAAGTTTATAATTAATACttctaaaatgaaatttaaGAAAATGGTCTAAATTGATTCATAGAAGTCTTGGTAGCAACAATGAAAAAGTATACTTTAATTAAGTTAGATCATAAATGTCGAAGTATACTTTAATTAAGTAAATCATcatatttcaaattttgttttagaaataccattaaataatttttcattgaaataaaatgaaaattgaaaatcaaTGAAAAAGTTACACAGTAAGATTACTGAAAATTTGATAGATTGAGTCGAGAGTTGTGAAACATAACTAGTTTTATACTACCAACTGGAT encodes:
- the LOC103503526 gene encoding ferredoxin C 2, chloroplastic isoform X1, which codes for MDVLLPSTSFRTVNLKSESFRTFFSTNRNRRSSDTLKCRRKTTSTELQAAVDVAARADNGSPSIPSHKVTVHDRERGVVHEFVVPEDQYILHTAEAQSITLPFACRHGCCTSCAVRIKSGEIRQPEALGISAELKSKGYALLCVGFPSSDVEVETQDEDEVYWLQFGRYFARGPIVSTLLKSIKIYQEINKY
- the LOC103503526 gene encoding ferredoxin C 2, chloroplastic isoform X2, whose amino-acid sequence is MDVLLPSTSFRTVNLKSESFRTFFSTNRNRRSSDTLKCRRKTTSTELQAAVDVAARADNGSPSIPSHKVTVHDRERGVVHEFVVPEDQYILHTAEAQSITLPFACRHGCCTSCAVRIKSGEIRQPEALGISAELKSKGYALLCVGFPSSDVEVETQDEDEVYWLQFGRYFARGPIERDDYALELAMADE